A portion of the Hoylesella buccalis ATCC 35310 genome contains these proteins:
- a CDS encoding adenosylcobalamin-dependent ribonucleoside-diphosphate reductase — MEQSKNFAFEEAFEEALKYFAGDELAARVWVNKYSMKDSFGNIYEMSPKDMHWRIANEIARIEKKYKNPMSAQEIFDLLDHFKYIIPAGSPMTGIGNNYQVASLSNCFVIGLDGDADSYGAIMRIDEEQVQLMKRRGGVGHDLSHIRPKGSPVNNSALTSTGLVPFMERYSNSTREVAQDGRRGALMLSVSIKHPDSESFIDAKMTEGKVTGANVSVKIDDAFMEAATSDKPYVQQFPVDGDEPLVKREISAKALWEKIVHNAWKSAEPGVLFWDTITRESIPDCYADLGFRTVSTNPCGEIPLCPYDSCRLLSINLYSYVVHPFTKDAYFDMDKFRKHVQIAQRIMDDIVDLELEKIDRIMQKIQQDPQSDEVKGSEYHLWEKIKHKSSQGRRTGVGITAEGDMIAAMGLRYGTPEATEFSVNVHKNLALSAYRSSVTMAQERGAFAVFDASREKNNPFLLRIKEADQQLYADLQKYGRRNIACLTIAPTGTTSLMTQTTSGIEPVFMPVYKRRRKVNPNDTDVRVDFVDEVGDSFEEYIVYHKKFLEWMNVNGIDSTKKYTQEEIDKLVAQSPYYKATANDVDWLEKVKMQGAIQKWVDHSISVTVNLPNDVDEALVNRLYVEAWKSGCKGCTIYRDGSRAGVMISVSKSEKKQKGKEQAKDNGADQNALPPCKQPEVIEVRPKVLECDVVRFQNNKEKWVAFVGLLDGYPYEIFTGLQDDDEGIVLPKSVVKGKIIKQKQDDGPSRYDFQFENKRGYKTTVEGLSEKFNPEYWNYAKLISGVLRYRMPIERVINLVSSLQLKDESINTWKNGVERALKKYIDDGTEAKGKKCPVCGHETLVYQEGCLICKNCGASRCG; from the coding sequence ATGGAGCAATCAAAAAACTTCGCTTTCGAAGAAGCTTTCGAGGAGGCGTTGAAATACTTTGCGGGTGACGAGTTGGCCGCACGAGTATGGGTGAACAAATATTCTATGAAAGACAGTTTCGGGAATATCTATGAAATGTCACCAAAGGACATGCATTGGCGCATCGCCAATGAAATAGCGCGCATCGAGAAGAAGTATAAGAACCCGATGAGTGCGCAGGAAATCTTCGACCTGTTGGATCATTTCAAGTATATCATCCCTGCAGGCAGTCCGATGACCGGCATTGGCAACAACTACCAGGTGGCCAGTTTGAGCAACTGCTTTGTGATTGGGTTGGATGGCGATGCCGACTCATACGGTGCCATCATGCGCATTGACGAAGAGCAGGTGCAGCTGATGAAGCGTAGGGGTGGCGTTGGGCACGACCTGAGCCACATCCGACCGAAGGGTTCACCAGTTAACAACTCGGCACTCACCAGCACCGGCCTGGTGCCTTTCATGGAGCGTTACAGCAACTCTACTCGCGAGGTGGCGCAGGATGGCCGACGTGGCGCACTGATGTTGAGCGTGAGCATCAAGCATCCCGACAGCGAATCGTTTATTGATGCCAAGATGACCGAGGGAAAGGTCACCGGCGCCAATGTATCGGTCAAGATAGATGATGCTTTTATGGAGGCTGCTACCAGTGATAAACCTTATGTACAGCAGTTCCCTGTGGATGGTGATGAGCCGCTTGTGAAACGGGAAATCTCCGCCAAGGCTTTGTGGGAGAAGATTGTTCACAATGCTTGGAAGAGTGCAGAACCTGGCGTACTGTTCTGGGATACCATCACCCGTGAAAGCATCCCCGATTGTTATGCCGACCTGGGTTTCCGCACCGTGAGCACCAATCCATGCGGCGAAATACCTTTGTGTCCTTATGATTCGTGCCGCTTGTTGAGCATCAACCTCTATTCTTACGTGGTTCATCCATTTACCAAGGATGCCTATTTTGACATGGACAAATTCAGAAAGCATGTTCAAATAGCACAGCGCATCATGGATGACATTGTTGATTTGGAGCTGGAGAAGATTGATCGTATCATGCAGAAGATACAACAAGATCCGCAGAGTGATGAGGTCAAGGGATCAGAATATCACCTTTGGGAGAAAATCAAGCACAAGAGCAGCCAGGGACGCCGTACAGGTGTAGGCATTACGGCCGAGGGTGACATGATTGCAGCCATGGGGTTGCGCTATGGAACGCCAGAAGCAACCGAGTTTTCTGTCAACGTTCACAAGAATTTAGCGTTGAGCGCCTACCGCTCTTCCGTAACCATGGCGCAAGAACGCGGTGCTTTCGCTGTGTTTGATGCCAGTCGCGAGAAGAACAATCCCTTCTTGCTTCGCATCAAAGAAGCCGACCAACAGTTGTATGCCGACCTGCAGAAGTATGGTCGTCGCAATATCGCTTGTCTGACAATCGCGCCTACTGGCACCACCTCACTGATGACACAAACCACCAGTGGCATCGAACCCGTGTTCATGCCAGTGTATAAGCGTCGCCGAAAGGTAAATCCCAACGATACTGACGTGCGTGTAGACTTTGTGGACGAGGTGGGTGATAGCTTTGAAGAATACATCGTGTACCACAAGAAATTCCTGGAGTGGATGAACGTTAACGGCATCGATTCTACTAAGAAGTATACCCAGGAAGAGATTGATAAGCTGGTGGCGCAGTCGCCATATTATAAGGCTACGGCCAATGATGTTGACTGGTTGGAGAAGGTTAAGATGCAAGGTGCCATCCAAAAATGGGTAGACCATAGCATCAGTGTGACCGTCAACCTGCCCAACGACGTAGATGAGGCCTTGGTTAATCGCTTGTATGTAGAGGCGTGGAAGAGCGGATGCAAGGGCTGCACCATCTATCGAGACGGGTCCAGAGCAGGCGTTATGATTTCTGTTTCTAAGAGTGAGAAGAAACAGAAAGGTAAGGAACAAGCCAAGGATAACGGTGCTGACCAGAACGCACTGCCTCCCTGCAAACAGCCCGAGGTGATAGAAGTGAGACCGAAGGTGCTGGAGTGCGATGTGGTTCGCTTCCAAAACAACAAGGAGAAGTGGGTGGCATTCGTCGGATTGCTTGATGGTTATCCTTACGAAATCTTCACTGGTTTGCAAGATGACGATGAGGGAATTGTACTGCCTAAGTCGGTTGTCAAAGGAAAAATCATCAAACAGAAGCAGGATGACGGCCCCAGCAGATACGACTTCCAGTTTGAAAACAAGCGTGGCTATAAGACTACGGTCGAGGGACTTAGTGAGAAGTTCAACCCAGAGTATTGGAATTACGCCAAACTCATTAGTGGTGTGCTGCGCTATCGTATGCCTATCGAACGTGTTATTAATCTGGTTAGTTCACTACAGCTAAAAGACGAGAGCATCAACACCTGGAAGAATGGTGTGGAGCGCGCGTTGAAGAAATACATAGACGATGGCACC